The proteins below come from a single Natranaerofaba carboxydovora genomic window:
- a CDS encoding AAA family ATPase gives MQLEAVRVLNWQNFNDSGWVNVNKPVTTLVGKNESGKTAFLEALYRLNPAYSHDSKIDKNVDYPRWRKVSDEKESDLNEASFIIGKFSLGQDEKGALEELIKAPLPDLVMVNVVRTYGDKLHFTLLIDEKDAAMNLMRTEEIRKGSRDPENLDEVFQIAKSTKSKGITGLKGLKNKINRLNKIINGELTKDIQNLLSEYMPIFFRHSQFSQLKGSFYLRELLERKNEAPDTLTREDMTTIELLKLAGMEGPELISEDSERRIASLEAAAGNITNEVFEYWSQNRDLKVRFETREQIKNDEKGNPSHIDTNVDIRLEDLRHEITTNFDRRSSGFKWFFSFVAAFSSFKDKNNVIVLLDEPGRSLHGKAQKDFLRFVDEKLSLNNQVFYTSHSPFMVDPTKIERVRLVEDRSTKEAPGRGAVVLNDIVPQNPDTIFSIRGAISYNLANNMLFEHEGDHLIVREFSDLMCLELINDYLKELGRISLDSRFSLVPLGNMQNIPLFAAMNEGLTNATLLIDSSTKEMKAFDGLLKNGLLSTTRIISLSQITEKDECNIEDLFAINEYLEIFNTTFNKKITLADIEKTKPIVNQIYNLAGRYRREEAFSFMLKNKYAILPKLSEETIKRFEKLFEYINETKNPQSD, from the coding sequence ATGCAGTTAGAAGCTGTACGAGTTCTTAACTGGCAAAACTTCAATGACTCGGGCTGGGTAAATGTTAACAAACCTGTAACAACTCTTGTTGGAAAAAATGAATCTGGGAAAACAGCTTTTTTAGAAGCTTTGTATAGGCTAAATCCTGCTTATTCCCATGATAGTAAAATAGATAAGAATGTTGATTACCCAAGATGGAGAAAAGTAAGTGATGAAAAAGAAAGTGACCTAAATGAAGCATCTTTTATTATTGGGAAATTTTCCTTGGGTCAAGATGAAAAGGGTGCACTAGAAGAGCTTATAAAAGCTCCTTTGCCTGATCTAGTGATGGTAAATGTGGTGAGGACTTATGGAGACAAACTACATTTTACATTATTAATAGATGAGAAAGATGCTGCCATGAATCTTATGAGAACTGAAGAGATACGTAAAGGTAGCAGGGATCCAGAAAATTTGGATGAGGTATTTCAAATTGCCAAAAGCACTAAATCTAAAGGAATAACAGGGTTAAAAGGATTGAAAAATAAAATTAACAGATTAAATAAAATTATAAATGGTGAACTTACAAAAGACATACAAAACCTTCTATCTGAATATATGCCGATTTTCTTTAGACATTCACAATTTAGCCAACTTAAAGGTAGTTTTTACTTACGAGAACTATTAGAAAGAAAAAATGAAGCGCCTGATACTCTTACCAGGGAAGATATGACTACAATTGAACTTTTAAAACTTGCAGGTATGGAAGGGCCCGAGTTAATATCAGAAGATAGTGAGAGAAGGATTGCCAGTTTGGAGGCAGCTGCTGGCAACATTACTAATGAAGTATTTGAATACTGGTCACAAAACAGAGATTTAAAAGTTAGATTTGAAACTAGAGAACAAATTAAAAATGATGAAAAAGGAAACCCCAGCCATATAGATACAAATGTTGATATAAGACTAGAAGATCTGCGTCATGAGATTACTACAAATTTTGACAGGCGATCTTCTGGCTTTAAATGGTTCTTTTCTTTTGTAGCTGCTTTTTCCTCCTTTAAAGATAAAAATAATGTGATAGTATTACTGGATGAACCCGGGCGTTCGTTGCATGGAAAGGCACAAAAAGATTTTTTGAGATTTGTCGATGAAAAATTATCTTTAAATAATCAGGTGTTTTATACTTCCCATTCACCTTTTATGGTGGATCCTACTAAAATAGAAAGAGTGAGGCTTGTTGAGGACAGAAGTACCAAAGAAGCTCCAGGCAGGGGGGCAGTAGTTTTAAATGATATAGTCCCCCAAAATCCTGATACTATATTTTCCATAAGGGGAGCGATAAGTTACAATTTGGCCAATAATATGCTCTTTGAACATGAGGGTGATCACTTAATTGTAAGAGAATTTAGTGACCTAATGTGTTTAGAACTTATAAATGACTATTTAAAAGAGTTAGGGCGTATTTCTCTAGATAGCAGGTTTAGCTTGGTACCATTAGGTAATATGCAAAATATACCTTTGTTTGCAGCAATGAATGAAGGGCTGACAAATGCTACCTTACTTATAGACTCCTCAACCAAAGAGATGAAAGCTTTTGACGGTTTGTTAAAAAATGGACTTCTATCAACAACAAGAATAATTAGTCTTAGCCAAATTACTGAGAAAGATGAATGTAATATAGAAGATCTGTTTGCGATAAATGAATACTTAGAAATTTTTAATACTACATTCAACAAGAAGATAACATTGGCAGATATCGAAAAAACAAAGCCTATTGTTAATCAAATCTATAATTTAGCAGGTAGGTATCGAAGAGAAGAAGCGTTCTCTTTTATGTTAAAAAACAAATATGCAATCTTACCAAAATTAAGTGAAGAGACTATTAAGCGTTTCGAGAAGCTTTTCGAATATATAAACGAAACTAAAAATCCGCAAAGTGATTAA